The proteins below are encoded in one region of Thioalkalivibrio sp. K90mix:
- a CDS encoding M1 family metallopeptidase, with the protein MRAAWWISIGLLASLGFVVASAAGNDYAELDSDFPIGLNVHLHPGESSFDGRLVLDLELLDRSPPSRLRLDPAMGIDAVTLDGDSIEYELTESGWLELGDALTKRGTGLLVVEYGARLSQPDQARPGSGFLGEEAGFLPAGAGWYPALEDEPVPMRIQLTVDGGQKAVVSGSLIDDTRVGERYQALYEHPAARHLALASGIWELGVIEGDGWQVRTLFPQSLHEAFGEAYREKTAEYIERFESEIGPYPFKSLTVAASPQPVGLAFSGFTLLGEQVIPLPFIPHTSLGHEVLHMWWGTGVYVDRSGGNWSEGLTTYMADYQFKREAGEGREERGQWLRDYAALPADEDRAHGEYQGGNQGALRIAGYHRGAMIWRMLEDWVGRDAFLEGARTLYSDWKGREADWNALIAAFDSATDEDLEPFFRQWIERRGAPGLELADLAVDQDENGWTLSGTLRQSGDDKPWDLRVPLVVESEQGSETFWLALAESEKSFVVELDAEPLRVAADPDWRLFRHLAEDESPAILRRAALDPDTQVIALGSARPVEVAPWLGRAAEQSQNVEGTRIVLGEPKSVRDWLRARDWPESPAAIDSDLPESPDAAAWAVPGEDVVVIAGPDAQQRRALAGELRHRAHYSYVLLEGDQRSTGHWATPGIWKELQ; encoded by the coding sequence ATGCGCGCGGCATGGTGGATCTCGATTGGCCTTCTGGCGTCGCTGGGCTTCGTGGTCGCTTCGGCGGCCGGTAACGACTACGCCGAACTCGATTCCGACTTCCCGATCGGCCTGAACGTGCACCTGCACCCGGGCGAATCGAGCTTCGACGGGCGTCTGGTGCTGGACCTGGAGCTCCTGGACCGGAGCCCGCCGAGCCGATTGCGCCTTGATCCCGCCATGGGGATCGACGCCGTAACGCTGGATGGCGATTCCATCGAATACGAGTTGACCGAGTCGGGGTGGCTGGAGCTGGGCGATGCCCTGACGAAGCGGGGTACCGGCCTCCTGGTCGTCGAGTATGGCGCGCGGTTGTCGCAGCCTGACCAGGCGCGGCCGGGATCGGGATTCCTGGGCGAGGAGGCCGGGTTCCTGCCGGCTGGAGCCGGCTGGTATCCCGCGCTGGAGGACGAGCCCGTTCCCATGCGGATTCAACTGACGGTGGACGGTGGCCAGAAGGCCGTGGTCTCCGGCTCGCTGATCGATGACACGCGCGTGGGCGAGCGCTATCAAGCCCTTTACGAACACCCCGCTGCGCGCCATTTGGCGCTCGCCTCCGGCATTTGGGAGTTGGGCGTGATCGAGGGCGATGGGTGGCAGGTGCGTACCCTGTTCCCGCAGTCGCTGCACGAGGCCTTTGGCGAGGCCTACCGCGAGAAGACCGCCGAGTACATCGAGCGCTTCGAATCCGAGATCGGGCCGTATCCGTTCAAGAGCCTGACCGTTGCGGCCTCGCCGCAACCGGTCGGACTGGCGTTCTCCGGCTTTACCCTGCTGGGCGAACAGGTGATCCCGCTCCCGTTCATCCCGCATACCTCGCTGGGGCACGAGGTCCTGCACATGTGGTGGGGTACGGGGGTCTACGTCGACCGTTCGGGCGGGAACTGGTCGGAAGGCCTGACCACCTACATGGCGGATTACCAGTTCAAGCGGGAGGCAGGCGAGGGCCGCGAGGAGCGGGGGCAGTGGCTGCGCGACTATGCGGCGCTCCCGGCGGACGAAGATCGCGCACATGGCGAGTACCAGGGCGGCAACCAGGGCGCGCTGCGCATCGCCGGCTATCACCGTGGTGCGATGATCTGGCGGATGCTGGAAGACTGGGTCGGGCGTGACGCGTTTCTGGAGGGTGCTCGCACGCTCTACAGCGACTGGAAAGGGCGCGAGGCAGACTGGAATGCGCTGATCGCGGCCTTCGATTCCGCTACCGACGAGGATCTGGAGCCGTTCTTCCGCCAGTGGATCGAGCGGCGCGGCGCGCCGGGGCTCGAGCTGGCCGATCTCGCCGTCGACCAGGACGAGAACGGGTGGACGCTGTCGGGCACGTTGCGTCAGTCCGGCGATGACAAACCCTGGGATCTGCGGGTACCGCTTGTGGTCGAGAGCGAACAGGGGTCGGAGACGTTCTGGCTGGCACTGGCCGAGAGCGAAAAGTCGTTCGTGGTGGAGCTGGATGCCGAGCCGTTGCGCGTCGCCGCGGACCCGGACTGGCGGCTGTTTCGCCATCTGGCCGAAGACGAATCCCCGGCGATCCTGCGCCGCGCCGCACTGGACCCGGACACGCAGGTGATCGCGCTGGGTTCGGCGCGGCCGGTCGAGGTCGCGCCCTGGCTGGGGCGCGCAGCCGAACAGAGCCAGAACGTGGAAGGGACCCGCATCGTACTGGGCGAACCCAAATCGGTGCGCGACTGGCTCCGCGCCCGCGACTGGCCGGAATCGCCGGCGGCGATCGACAGCGATCTGCCCGAGTCCCCGGACGCCGCCGCCTGGGCCGTGCCCGGCGAGGATGTGGTCGTGATTGCGGGTCCCGATGCGCAGCAACGCCGCGCACTGGCGGGCGAGCTGCGCCACCGGGCGCACTACAGCTATGTCCTGCTGGAAGGGGACCAGCGCAGCACCGGGCACTGGGCCACGCCGGGGATCTGGAAGGAACTGCAATGA
- a CDS encoding creatininase family protein, whose product MDTRNLIRWQDLTTEAVADHARRDAVVVLPMAAIEQHGAHLPLDTDLRIGLGLLDAAAPLLPSDLEPLVLPPMAIATSAEHTHFAGTLSLTPETALALLREIGAAVAHAGFRRLVLANSHGGNTAIMELAALDLRRDYGLLVSKHHYFLQYLPDTLDIPERERRHGLHGGLIETAMMRMLAPTLVQMDRAQDARSLGEDLEDTTRRLGPTGETAFAWMADDLNPGGVVGAADRATPELGQVLIDHYAKGLAQAITDTAAFPIERLAR is encoded by the coding sequence ATGGACACCCGCAACCTGATCCGCTGGCAGGACCTGACCACCGAGGCCGTTGCCGACCATGCCCGTCGCGACGCGGTCGTAGTGCTGCCCATGGCCGCGATCGAGCAGCATGGCGCCCACCTGCCACTGGACACGGACCTGCGCATCGGCCTGGGCCTGCTGGATGCGGCGGCGCCACTCCTCCCGAGTGACCTCGAGCCGCTGGTACTGCCGCCGATGGCGATCGCCACCAGCGCCGAACACACCCATTTCGCCGGGACGCTGAGCCTCACACCGGAGACGGCGCTGGCCCTGTTGCGCGAGATCGGGGCCGCCGTCGCCCATGCCGGCTTTCGCCGCCTGGTGCTGGCCAACAGTCACGGGGGCAATACCGCGATTATGGAGCTCGCCGCGCTGGACCTGCGCCGGGACTATGGACTGCTGGTCAGCAAGCACCATTACTTCCTGCAATACCTGCCGGACACTCTCGACATCCCCGAGCGCGAGCGTCGACATGGCCTGCACGGCGGCCTGATCGAGACGGCAATGATGCGCATGCTGGCACCGACACTCGTCCAGATGGATCGCGCGCAAGACGCCCGTTCGTTGGGCGAGGACCTCGAGGACACGACCCGGCGCCTGGGCCCCACCGGCGAAACCGCATTCGCCTGGATGGCGGACGACCTCAACCCCGGCGGCGTGGTGGGAGCCGCGGATCGCGCCACTCCCGAGCTGGGTCAGGTGCTGATCGACCACTACGCCAAGGGGCTGGCCCAGGCGATCACCGATACCGCCGCCTTCCCGATCGAACGTCTGGCCCGCTGA
- a CDS encoding SDR family NAD(P)-dependent oxidoreductase has protein sequence MESLQIPYRAVVIGATGGLGAAFVEHLENDPNCERVVGLGRHSEPPVDLLDEASIEHAAGWLREQAPEWDLILDATGILTLNGHGPEKRLRDLDPAIMARSFAINAIGPALLFKHLAPLVPRQRKGILATLSARVGSIEDNQLGGWVSYRASKAALNQIVRTTALELRFSHRQATVIALQPGTCATRLSEPYRARAPEVLAPEYATGELLKVLDRLDASNSGEFYDFEGQQLPF, from the coding sequence ATGGAATCCCTGCAGATACCCTATCGCGCCGTGGTCATCGGTGCCACGGGCGGGCTCGGCGCCGCGTTCGTCGAACACCTCGAAAACGACCCGAACTGCGAACGGGTAGTGGGACTTGGCCGCCACAGCGAGCCGCCCGTGGATCTCCTCGACGAAGCCAGCATCGAACACGCCGCCGGCTGGCTGCGCGAGCAGGCGCCCGAGTGGGACCTGATTCTGGACGCCACCGGCATCCTGACCCTCAACGGCCACGGGCCGGAGAAGCGCTTGCGCGACCTGGACCCGGCGATTATGGCGCGCTCATTCGCCATCAACGCCATCGGCCCGGCCCTGCTGTTCAAGCACCTGGCACCTTTGGTGCCGCGTCAGCGCAAGGGCATCCTGGCCACTCTATCGGCCCGAGTCGGCTCCATCGAGGACAATCAGTTGGGCGGATGGGTGAGCTACCGCGCCTCCAAGGCCGCGCTCAACCAGATCGTCCGCACGACGGCGCTGGAGCTGCGGTTCAGCCATCGCCAGGCCACGGTGATCGCCCTGCAGCCCGGGACCTGTGCAACCCGCCTGTCGGAGCCCTATCGGGCCCGTGCCCCCGAGGTGCTCGCGCCGGAATACGCAACCGGCGAACTCCTGAAGGTACTGGATCGTCTGGACGCGTCGAACTCCGGGGAATTCTACGACTTCGAGGGTCAGCAGCTGCCGTTCTAG
- a CDS encoding DUF1538 domain-containing protein, with amino-acid sequence MNFLHTLGHAARNLAPIVIVVAVFQALVLRTVPEGLLPMVVGLTIVVFGVALFLQGLEMGIFPIGKNLSNALARRGSLLLLMAFGFTLGFATVIAEPALIAVAEQAELISEGRIKGLVLRLIVALSVGAVVALGILRTVMGHPLHWYILTGYVLVVLVTFFAPEEIVGLAYDSGGVTTNIVTVPLVAALGLGLAASISGRNPLRDGFGLVALAVMVPMITVQLYGIIVFAGAEVDAPGNGETAAMDADTDLPGAGEEHWLSAMGMDLLLMLRDVAPIIAVIVVFQYFVLRKRIPYLPRVIFGFVLVVLGLYAFVVGLKLGLFPIGESMAEQLITNELFLWVYLFAFSIGFATTMAEPALIAIGQKAEEAARGSLRGNVIRILVALGVAIGITIGVHRILAGDSIHHYIMGGYLLVIVLTVLAPKQIVALAFDLGGVTTSEVTVPLVTALGIGLATHLEDRNVLIDGFGLIAFASIFPIVTVMVYAIVVDIYERWTGRGRAQQEDSP; translated from the coding sequence ATGAACTTTCTCCACACGCTGGGCCATGCGGCGCGCAATCTGGCGCCCATCGTGATCGTGGTCGCGGTGTTCCAGGCGCTGGTGCTGCGCACGGTGCCGGAAGGGCTGCTGCCCATGGTGGTCGGGCTGACCATCGTGGTCTTTGGCGTGGCGCTGTTCCTGCAGGGCCTGGAGATGGGGATCTTCCCCATCGGGAAGAACCTTTCGAATGCCCTGGCCCGGCGCGGCTCGTTGCTGTTGCTGATGGCGTTCGGCTTCACCCTCGGCTTCGCCACGGTGATCGCGGAACCGGCCCTGATCGCGGTGGCCGAGCAGGCGGAGCTGATCAGCGAGGGGCGCATCAAGGGCCTCGTTCTGCGCCTGATCGTCGCGCTGTCGGTGGGTGCCGTGGTGGCGCTGGGCATCCTGCGCACCGTCATGGGACACCCGCTGCACTGGTACATTCTGACGGGCTACGTGCTGGTGGTGCTGGTCACCTTTTTTGCCCCCGAAGAGATCGTCGGGCTGGCCTACGACTCGGGCGGGGTGACCACCAATATCGTCACCGTGCCGCTGGTGGCGGCGCTGGGCCTGGGCCTGGCGGCCTCGATCAGCGGGCGAAACCCGCTGCGCGATGGCTTTGGCCTGGTGGCACTGGCGGTGATGGTGCCGATGATCACGGTGCAGCTGTACGGGATCATCGTGTTTGCCGGGGCGGAGGTCGATGCCCCGGGCAATGGCGAGACCGCGGCCATGGATGCGGACACGGATCTGCCGGGCGCGGGCGAGGAACACTGGCTGTCCGCGATGGGCATGGACCTCTTGCTGATGCTGCGCGATGTGGCACCGATCATCGCGGTGATCGTGGTGTTCCAGTACTTCGTGCTGCGCAAGCGCATCCCGTATCTGCCCCGGGTCATTTTCGGGTTCGTGCTGGTGGTGCTGGGCCTGTACGCCTTCGTGGTGGGGCTCAAGCTGGGCCTGTTCCCGATCGGCGAGAGCATGGCCGAGCAGCTGATCACGAACGAACTGTTCCTGTGGGTCTATCTGTTCGCGTTCTCCATCGGCTTCGCGACCACGATGGCGGAGCCGGCATTGATCGCGATTGGCCAGAAGGCCGAGGAAGCCGCGCGCGGTTCATTGCGCGGCAATGTAATCCGCATCCTGGTCGCGCTGGGCGTGGCCATCGGCATCACCATCGGTGTCCACCGCATCCTGGCCGGGGATTCGATCCATCACTACATCATGGGTGGTTACCTGCTGGTGATCGTGCTGACGGTTCTCGCGCCCAAGCAGATCGTGGCGCTGGCCTTCGACCTGGGTGGGGTCACAACCTCCGAGGTGACCGTGCCCCTGGTGACGGCCCTCGGCATCGGCCTGGCTACCCACCTGGAAGACCGCAATGTCCTGATCGACGGCTTCGGCCTGATTGCCTTTGCCTCGATCTTCCCCATCGTCACCGTGATGGTCTACGCCATCGTGGTGGATATCTACGAGCGCTGGACCGGCAGGGGCCGCGCGCAACAGGAGGATTCGCCATGA
- a CDS encoding M17 family metallopeptidase, which translates to MDSVFVDAADDAIDLVPVTTDTLEAHLEAAPPTWRAWAEAARFEGKDGQVLRVPGEQGRVAAVLVGFDAGTPLWMLAAAAETLATGLYRLETDGLEPATQEQAAIGWGLGCYRFDRYRAAEDRPAPRLVWPEAVDRKRVQAYIESIAMTRDLINTPAADMMPANLALTARELAETFGCSLHVVSDSDALEKSYPCVYAVGEASAHGPRVIELTWGPAGAPSVVLVGKGVCFDSGGLNLKPGNSMRQMKKDMGGAAIVLGLARLIMATELPVRLTVLIGAVENAVGSRAFRPGDVLTARNGKTIEVDNTDAEGRLVLADLLDRAGSFHPDLLVDFATLTGAARVAVGTEISAVFASDDAWAKSLEAPARAWDDPVCPLPLHAPYRYMLDSDVADIVNSSTGGYAGAITAGLFLKEFVPEDVPWLHFDIMAFNVRARPGRPKGGEAMGLRALYGALEERYARQKA; encoded by the coding sequence GTGGATTCTGTCTTTGTTGACGCCGCCGACGATGCCATCGATCTGGTACCCGTTACCACCGACACCCTGGAAGCCCATCTCGAGGCGGCACCGCCGACCTGGCGCGCGTGGGCCGAGGCGGCCCGCTTCGAGGGCAAGGACGGTCAGGTTCTGCGCGTGCCGGGCGAACAGGGACGGGTGGCCGCGGTCCTGGTGGGGTTCGATGCCGGGACGCCGCTGTGGATGCTGGCCGCAGCCGCCGAGACCCTGGCCACCGGGCTCTATCGTCTTGAGACGGACGGGCTGGAGCCGGCGACCCAGGAGCAGGCGGCGATCGGCTGGGGCCTGGGGTGTTACCGCTTCGACCGCTACCGCGCGGCCGAGGATCGGCCGGCGCCGCGGCTGGTCTGGCCCGAAGCAGTGGACCGCAAGCGGGTGCAGGCCTATATCGAGTCCATTGCCATGACCCGGGACCTGATCAACACGCCGGCCGCCGACATGATGCCGGCCAATCTGGCCCTGACCGCGCGCGAGCTGGCCGAAACCTTTGGCTGCAGCCTGCACGTAGTCAGCGACAGTGATGCGCTGGAGAAGTCGTACCCCTGCGTGTATGCGGTGGGCGAGGCGAGCGCGCATGGCCCGCGCGTGATTGAACTGACCTGGGGCCCGGCGGGTGCCCCGTCCGTGGTGCTGGTGGGCAAGGGCGTCTGTTTCGATTCCGGAGGCCTGAACCTGAAGCCGGGTAACTCCATGCGCCAGATGAAAAAGGACATGGGCGGGGCCGCGATCGTCCTGGGCCTCGCGCGCCTGATTATGGCGACGGAACTGCCGGTGCGGCTGACGGTACTGATCGGCGCGGTGGAGAACGCGGTGGGTTCGCGTGCGTTCCGCCCCGGCGATGTGCTGACCGCGCGCAACGGCAAGACGATCGAGGTGGACAATACCGACGCGGAAGGACGGCTGGTACTCGCGGACCTGCTGGACCGGGCCGGGAGCTTCCACCCGGACCTGCTGGTGGACTTCGCCACCCTGACCGGCGCGGCCCGCGTCGCAGTCGGCACGGAGATCAGCGCCGTCTTTGCCAGCGATGATGCCTGGGCGAAGTCACTGGAAGCCCCGGCCAGGGCCTGGGACGACCCGGTCTGCCCGCTGCCGCTGCATGCCCCGTACCGCTACATGCTGGACAGCGATGTGGCCGATATCGTGAACAGCTCGACCGGCGGCTATGCCGGCGCGATCACGGCGGGGCTGTTCCTGAAGGAGTTCGTGCCGGAAGACGTGCCCTGGCTGCATTTCGACATCATGGCGTTCAACGTCCGCGCCCGGCCGGGCCGCCCCAAGGGCGGCGAGGCGATGGGGCTGCGCGCGCTGTATGGGGCACTGGAAGAGCGTTACGCCCGCCAGAAAGCGTAA
- a CDS encoding ChaN family lipoprotein yields the protein MQSRGIRWRGPGVIIAALLVGPMLSGVAGAACPAPGQWATPAGEELDRTELFTELAQADAVLLGERHDRMDHHRWQLGTLAALHGQRPDMVIGLEMLPRSVQPVLDQWVAGELDAEAFLRDSDWYTHWGFDPELYWPILHFARVHDVPLVALNAERTLVQRLGQEGWEAVPEDERYGVSQPADPPEAYREHLLGVMERHPAGMERDSDRFIGSQLAWDRMMAAGIAEILEASDEPPLVVGIIGSGHLQYGHGVPHQLADLGFEQAPVLLPREYREDCSAADPDLARAVFGIADGDRFDRTSPVLGVQLRGDEDSGVIIQGVQSGSVGEAAGLEGGDRVLRAGDQPVERPSDLQRIVQRVTPGTWLPLEIERNGQPEERVARFPYAE from the coding sequence ATGCAAAGCAGAGGAATCCGATGGCGGGGTCCTGGCGTAATAATCGCCGCCCTGCTGGTCGGGCCGATGTTGTCTGGCGTGGCGGGCGCGGCCTGTCCGGCCCCGGGCCAGTGGGCGACCCCTGCGGGCGAGGAGCTGGACCGGACGGAGCTGTTTACCGAACTGGCGCAGGCGGATGCGGTACTCCTGGGCGAGCGCCACGATCGTATGGACCATCACCGCTGGCAGCTGGGCACGCTGGCGGCCCTGCACGGGCAGCGTCCGGATATGGTGATCGGGCTCGAGATGCTGCCGCGCTCGGTGCAGCCGGTGCTGGATCAGTGGGTGGCCGGCGAGCTGGATGCGGAGGCGTTCCTGCGCGACAGCGACTGGTACACCCACTGGGGATTCGACCCGGAGCTGTACTGGCCGATTCTGCATTTCGCCCGCGTCCATGATGTGCCGCTGGTGGCGCTGAACGCCGAACGCACGTTGGTACAGCGCCTTGGGCAAGAGGGCTGGGAGGCGGTACCGGAGGATGAGCGTTACGGGGTCAGTCAGCCAGCTGATCCGCCGGAGGCATACCGTGAGCATCTGTTGGGGGTGATGGAGCGCCATCCGGCGGGCATGGAGCGCGACTCCGATCGGTTCATCGGCTCACAGTTGGCCTGGGACCGCATGATGGCCGCCGGCATCGCCGAGATCCTGGAGGCTTCCGACGAGCCGCCGCTGGTGGTCGGGATTATCGGTTCCGGCCACCTGCAGTATGGCCATGGCGTACCGCATCAGCTGGCGGATCTGGGCTTTGAGCAGGCCCCGGTCCTGCTGCCCCGCGAATACCGTGAGGACTGCTCGGCGGCCGATCCGGACCTGGCGCGTGCGGTGTTCGGGATTGCCGATGGCGATCGCTTCGACCGCACCTCGCCCGTCCTCGGAGTGCAGCTACGCGGCGACGAGGACAGCGGCGTAATTATCCAGGGTGTCCAGTCCGGTTCGGTGGGCGAGGCGGCCGGGCTGGAAGGGGGCGACCGAGTCCTTCGCGCCGGCGACCAGCCAGTGGAGCGTCCGTCGGATCTGCAACGGATCGTGCAGCGCGTGACCCCGGGGACGTGGCTGCCGCTGGAGATCGAGCGCAACGGCCAGCCGGAAGAGCGCGTAGCCCGATTCCCGTACGCCGAGTAA
- a CDS encoding OmpW family protein, with product MRRTLTFRALALAGLLAPAALIPAHATASSADVSAGDWLLRGGLIYISPKSDNGELTPADLSVDVGSSTRPTGTVTYMFTDNLGLELLVGIPFKHDIALEGLGNVGYTRHLPPTLSLQYHFNTGSAFRPYLGAGVNYTHFFDTTTRGALSDSRLRLDDSWGVALQAGIDIALDDNWFLNTEVRWIDIESTARLNGQRIGTVEVDPWTFGMNVGYRF from the coding sequence ATGCGCCGTACCCTGACCTTTCGTGCCCTTGCCCTGGCCGGCCTGCTGGCCCCGGCGGCCCTGATCCCGGCCCATGCGACCGCCTCCAGCGCGGATGTCTCCGCCGGCGACTGGCTGCTGCGCGGCGGCCTGATCTACATCTCGCCCAAGTCCGACAACGGCGAACTGACCCCGGCCGATCTGAGCGTGGACGTCGGTTCCAGCACACGCCCGACCGGCACCGTGACCTACATGTTCACCGACAACCTGGGCCTGGAATTGCTGGTCGGGATCCCGTTCAAGCACGACATCGCACTGGAAGGTCTGGGCAACGTCGGCTACACCCGCCACCTGCCGCCGACCCTGAGCCTGCAGTACCACTTCAACACCGGATCGGCGTTCCGCCCGTACCTGGGGGCCGGCGTGAACTACACCCACTTCTTTGACACGACCACTCGCGGTGCACTATCCGACAGCCGCCTGCGCCTCGACGATTCCTGGGGTGTCGCCCTCCAGGCCGGCATCGACATCGCGCTGGACGACAACTGGTTCCTGAACACCGAGGTGCGCTGGATCGACATCGAGAGCACGGCCCGCCTGAACGGCCAGCGTATCGGCACGGTCGAGGTCGACCCGTGGACCTTCGGGATGAACGTCGGCTACCGCTTCTGA
- a CDS encoding ABC transporter ATP-binding protein, with product MTPALEIRGLRKIYKNGFEALKGIDLEVAPGSFFALLGPNGAGKSTTIGIITSLINKTAGEVRVFGHDLDRDQQAVKRSIGLVPQEFNFNNFEPIGEIVVNQAGYYGIPRHEAWRRTEHYLRELGLWEKRKDMARTLSGGMKRRLMIARALVHEPRLLILDEPTAGVDIELRRSMWDFLRRINTDGRSIILTTHYLEEAESLCRNIAIIDDGQIVENTTMKQLLAKLETETMVLDLSEPVRQLPHDSEIPLRQIDELTLEADIQRGQHLNDLFRVLDHAGLRVQSMRNKSNRLEELFLRMTRSDAAPSHLTQGAEGAAEQPENPQ from the coding sequence ATGACACCAGCGCTGGAAATTCGCGGCCTGCGCAAGATCTACAAGAACGGATTCGAGGCCCTCAAGGGCATCGATCTCGAGGTGGCGCCCGGGAGTTTCTTCGCCCTGCTGGGTCCCAATGGCGCCGGCAAGTCGACCACCATTGGCATTATCACCTCGCTGATCAACAAGACGGCCGGCGAGGTGCGCGTGTTCGGGCACGACCTCGACCGCGATCAGCAGGCCGTGAAGCGCTCGATCGGTCTGGTCCCGCAGGAGTTCAACTTCAACAACTTCGAGCCGATCGGCGAGATCGTGGTGAACCAGGCGGGCTACTACGGCATCCCGCGCCACGAAGCCTGGCGACGCACCGAGCACTACCTGCGCGAGCTGGGGCTGTGGGAGAAGCGCAAGGACATGGCGCGGACCCTGTCCGGCGGGATGAAACGGCGCCTGATGATTGCCCGCGCCCTGGTGCACGAGCCCCGTCTGCTGATCCTGGACGAGCCGACCGCCGGCGTGGACATCGAGCTGCGCCGCTCGATGTGGGATTTTCTGCGGCGCATCAATACCGATGGCCGCAGCATCATCCTGACCACGCACTACCTGGAAGAGGCGGAGTCCCTCTGTCGCAACATCGCGATCATCGATGACGGCCAGATCGTCGAGAACACGACGATGAAGCAGCTGCTCGCGAAGCTCGAGACCGAAACCATGGTCCTGGACCTCAGCGAGCCCGTCCGGCAGCTGCCCCACGACTCCGAAATCCCGCTGCGCCAGATCGACGAACTCACCCTGGAGGCCGACATCCAGCGCGGGCAGCACCTGAACGACCTCTTCCGTGTGCTGGACCATGCAGGGCTGCGGGTTCAGAGCATGCGCAACAAGTCGAACCGACTGGAAGAGCTGTTTCTCCGCATGACCCGTAGCGACGCCGCCCCGAGCCACCTGACTCAGGGGGCCGAGGGCGCCGCCGAACAGCCGGAGAACCCGCAATGA
- a CDS encoding FkbM family methyltransferase, translated as MDTSEDTTTRNRLPQRLQAWLGTLRSMAIYWRPGRQAGLRRLYSVFVQPGDLVFDIGAHIGDRTRAFAALGARVVALEPQPQILLLLRKATTRLSDVRIRREAAGPENGTAQLEVSRSHPTVSSVSRRFTREIAQRNRSFRNVSWDEQIAVPMVTLDQLIVDHGLPAFCKIDVEGLEAEVLRGLSQPIPALSFEFVAGAEEVTEDCLAQLIALGDYEYNLIVGEQRRFRFDTWQDAGAIRSWLEQHVERIGSGDIYARLRGA; from the coding sequence ATGGACACGTCCGAGGACACCACCACGCGCAACCGGCTCCCCCAGCGCCTGCAGGCATGGCTGGGCACGCTGCGCTCAATGGCGATCTACTGGCGTCCCGGGCGCCAGGCCGGCCTGCGCCGGCTCTATTCGGTATTCGTCCAGCCCGGCGATCTTGTGTTCGATATCGGGGCCCACATCGGTGATCGCACGCGGGCCTTCGCCGCGCTCGGGGCGCGCGTGGTCGCGCTCGAGCCACAGCCCCAGATCCTCCTGCTGCTGCGCAAGGCCACCACGAGGCTTTCCGATGTGCGGATTCGCCGCGAGGCCGCAGGCCCTGAAAATGGTACCGCGCAACTGGAGGTCAGTCGCAGCCACCCCACCGTCTCCTCCGTCTCGCGGCGTTTTACGCGCGAGATTGCCCAACGCAACCGCAGCTTTCGCAATGTGAGCTGGGACGAACAGATTGCGGTCCCAATGGTCACGCTGGACCAGCTCATCGTCGATCATGGCCTGCCAGCCTTCTGCAAGATCGACGTCGAGGGACTGGAGGCCGAGGTCCTGCGCGGCCTTAGCCAGCCGATCCCCGCCCTGTCGTTCGAGTTTGTGGCCGGCGCCGAGGAGGTCACCGAGGACTGTCTTGCGCAACTGATCGCCCTGGGGGACTACGAGTACAACCTGATCGTGGGTGAACAGCGCCGCTTCCGGTTCGACACCTGGCAGGACGCGGGGGCCATCCGCTCCTGGCTGGAGCAGCATGTGGAGCGCATCGGTTCCGGCGACATCTACGCCCGACTGCGCGGGGCTTGA
- a CDS encoding HIT domain-containing protein, with product MKEAFALDARLRADTWFVADWPLSTLLLMDHAAIPWFILVPRRAGLRELHELDSDDAAVLARESTALARAMQAAFEPQTLNVAKLGNIVGQLHLHHVARQPGDPAWPGPVWGVPAERGLQKNEAEDRMQRVLGLVAGLG from the coding sequence ATGAAGGAGGCGTTCGCGCTGGATGCGCGCCTGCGCGCGGACACCTGGTTCGTCGCGGACTGGCCCCTGTCGACGCTGCTGCTGATGGATCACGCGGCAATCCCGTGGTTCATCCTGGTCCCGCGTCGTGCAGGCCTGCGCGAGCTGCATGAGCTTGATTCCGACGATGCGGCTGTTCTGGCGCGCGAGTCCACGGCGCTGGCGAGGGCGATGCAGGCGGCCTTCGAGCCGCAGACCCTGAATGTGGCCAAGCTGGGCAATATTGTCGGGCAGCTGCACCTGCACCATGTCGCGCGTCAGCCGGGCGATCCGGCCTGGCCGGGCCCGGTCTGGGGTGTCCCCGCCGAGCGGGGCCTGCAAAAGAACGAGGCCGAGGACCGCATGCAGCGGGTCCTCGGCCTCGTGGCAGGGCTCGGCTAG